From Erigeron canadensis isolate Cc75 chromosome 8, C_canadensis_v1, whole genome shotgun sequence, one genomic window encodes:
- the LOC122609921 gene encoding clavaminate synthase-like protein At3g21360, translating to MEYNCKEFKVGKCEGEKLVDGETLPLVLNPPEPSKNGIESLLETLKNNKEWFDDMVTKNSAVLVRGFDVKNAVEFNDIVEAFDWEDIRYVGPAPRTHIHGRIWTANEGPLSEFIYYHHEMVLIKEFPKKVILFCEIPPPEGGETPFVPSFKVTERMIEEFPEFVEEVEAKGLKYTFTALSNDNTTSMRGRGWQDAFATTDQQEAEKRARALGMDVEWLDNGGVKTILGPRPLTRVFEGRKGRRMWFNTLVGMYGKELSSAMMADGTEIPEHIVKRCEEIIEDESIQFKWQKGDVLFLDNYATLHGRRPSLPPRKVLVATCK from the exons ATGGAATACAACTGTAAAGAATTTAAGGTAGGGAAATGTGAAGGTGAGAAGTTGGTAGATGGAGAAACCTTGCCTTTGGTGCTCAACCCACCCGAGCCATCCAAGAATGGAATCGAGTCACTACTCGAGACTCTCAAGAACAACAAGGAATGGTTCGATGACATGGTCACCAAGAACAGTGCGGTCCTTGTACGTGGATTTGACGTCAAGAATGCAGTCGAGTTCAATGACATCGTCGAGGCCTTTGATTGGGAGGACATAAGGTACGTGGGGCCTGCCCCACGAACCCATATACACGGAAGGATTTGGACTGCTAATGAAGGCCCTCTTTCCGAATTCATTTACTACCATCATGAAATGGTTTTG ATAAAGGAATTTCCGAAGAAGGTGATACTATTCTGTGAGATACCGCCCCCAGAGGGCGGGGAGACGCCATTTGTGCCAAGCTTTAAGGTCACGGAACGAATGATAGAGGAGTTCCCAGAGTTTGTGGAAGAAGTTGAGGCCAAGGGGTTGAAGTACACATTCACCGCTCTCAGCAATGACAATACTACCTCCATGAGAGGCCGTGGCTGGCAAGATGCGTTCGCAACTACTGACCAACAAGAAGCCGAAAAAAG GGCAAGGGCACTAGGAATGGATGTGGAATGGCTAGACAACGGTGGTGTGAAGACCATTCTAGGCCCGAGACCGCTAACTAGAGTATTTGAGGGAAGGAAGGGGAGGCGAATGTGGTTTAACACGCTGGTTGGAATGTACGGGAAGGAACTCAGCTCGGCGATGATGGCCGATGGAACCGAGATACCAGAGCACATAGTGAAGAGATGTGAAGAAATAATTGAAGACGAAAGCATCCAATTCAAATGGCAAAAGGGAGATGTGTTGTTCCTTGATAATTATGCTACTCTTCATGGGAGAAGGCCATCTCTACCTCCTAGAAAGGTCTTGGTTGCTACTTGCAAATAG
- the LOC122579410 gene encoding protein decapping 5, which yields MAATEGSGGSKSSTADSYIGSLISLTSKSEIRYEGILYNINTDESSIGLTSVRSFGTEGRKKDGPQVMPSDKVYEYILFRGSDIKDLQVKSSQPVQPTQPINSDPAIIQSHYPRPPSTASNIPAVAASDSSSTPSTYNPHLAHPGSAFQGGLPLYQPGGNVGPWGPSPPPPNTNSSGPAMPMYWPGYYAPPNALPQLHQQSLPRPPQGLGMPPSLQPPMQYPSFNSSLSSGAPNASAPNLSEYPSPLLTTSTSSATLPSNSLLGSSLPSLPTMMQNRSSNSVAPTPLSGSLQPQPSAVMSDVNVTKPPMMPNVLPGTRFSYQGTSTPISSIGGPPLIPTDTPTPSLVTPGQLLQSVPATVASSPSPSPSPPAAHNDVEVIQTSPVSLSPPSVPAPVPTEAQPPILPLPPQAEISSKPNGGAYHNRPNYSYRGRERGRGSGASRPVMKFTEEFDFNAMNEKFNKDEVWGTLGKSNRSSSKDRDGNTTDEDEIEEEDDPNIPKLDAKPVYSKDDFFDSLSSNTSDRQSNYGRTRFSEQMKLDTETFGEFSRFRGGGRGGRGPYRGGRSRGGGYYGRGYGYGGRGRGGRNPNATNDY from the exons TGCGATCTTTTGGAACTGAAGGGCGAAAAAAAGATGGTCCACAAGTCATGCCCAGTGACAAGGTTTATGAGTACATATTGTTCCGCGGAAGCGATATCAAG GATCTTCAGGTGAAATCTTCTCAGCCTGTTCAACCAACACAACCCATAAACAGTGATCCTGCCATTATTCAG TCTCATTATCCTCGGCCACCATCAACAGCTTCCAATATACCTGCTGTTGCTGCCAGTGACTCTTCTTCTACACCGAGTACCTATAACCCACATCTCGCTCACCCTGGGTCCGCTTTTCAAGGTGGGCTGCCTTTGTACCAACCTGGCGGGAATGTTGGGCCGTGGGGTCCATCACCACCTCCTCCGAATACAAATAGCAGTGGGCCTGCCATGCCGATGTATTGGCCTGGATACTATGCCCCACCAAATGCACTTCCACAGTTGCATCAACAATCATTGCCCCGACCACCACAGGGATTAGGAATGCCACCTTCATTACAACCACCAATGCAGTATCCTAGTTTCAATTCATCTTTGTCAAGTGGTGCACCGAATGCATCTGCTCCAAACTTATCTGAATATCCATCTCCTTTATTAACGACATCTACCAGCTCAGCCACTTTACCCTCAAACTCTTTATTGGGATCGTCATTGCCTTCCTTGCCAACTATGATGCAGAATAGATCATCCAACTCTGTGGCTCCTACACCACTAAGTGGTAGCTTGCAGCCACAGCCTTCTGCTGTCATGAGTGACGTAAATGTCACTAAGCCTCCAATGATGCCTAATGTGCTCCCTGGTACAAGGTTTTCTTACCAGGGCACGTCTACACCTATATCATCTATTGGTGGGCCGCCTTTGATTCCGACTGACACACCCACACCATCACTAGTAACTCCAGGTCAGTTACTGCAGTCTGTTCCAGCTACCGTAGCTTCATCTCCATCCCCGTCCCCATCCCCACCAGCAGCTCATAATGATGTGGAAGTGATTCAAACGTCACCAGTGTCTTTATCACCACCGTCTGTGCCTGCTCCAGTGCCTACTGAAGCTCAGCCTCCAATATTGCCATTACCACCTCAAGCAGAAATTTCTTCAAAG CCCAATGGAGGTGCTTACCATAATCGTCCAAATTATAGCTACAGAGGACGTGAAAGAGGCAGAGGATCTGGG GCCTCACGACCAGTGATGAAATTTACGGAGGAGTTTGATTTTAATGCAATGAATGAGAAATTTAACAAGGATGAAGTTTGGGGTACCTTAGGAAAAAGCAACCGGTCCAGTTCAAAGGACAGAGATGGGAATACTACTGATGAGGACGAAATAGAAGAGGAAGATGACCCCAATATACCAAAACTTGATGCCAAG CCTGTTTATAGCAAGGACGATTTTTTTGATTCATTATCTAGCAATACATCTGATCGTCAATCAAATTATGGAAGAACTAGATTCTCTGAACAAATGAAACTAGATACAGAG ACATTTGGAGAGTTTTCTAGGTTTCGAGGGGGAGGAAGGGGTGGGCGTGGGCCCTACCGTGGAGGGCGTTCTCGAGGTGGTGGTTATTATGGAAGAGGGTATGGTTATGGTGGGAGGGGTCGTGGTGGAAGAAATCCAAATGCAACCAATGATTATTGA